The region CACTTTTCCTGGCCGCTCTTGCGTCGTTCGAACGGTTCAGGTCTGCGATCGCAGCGACAAAGGATTTGACCGCGATGAAAGTCACCAGGCTGTCGCGATGGACTGTCTGGCCTCGATCGTGGCTGCCGCAGATGCTCCATAGTGAAGGGTTTTCCAGGGCGAGGGACCTTCCGTGCGGCAGCATGAAACCCCACTGCGCCCCCTGCGGCCCATCTGTCGGGTAGAAGCCGTCGGAGTTCAGAAGCATGAACCGGGTGGTGTCGATTGTATCGAGGATTTTGGCGGCCTTGAAGTTCAGGACAACCATGCCCTGCCTTATTCCCGTGGAGTCGAACACCGGTCTGCAGAACCGGATCATCGGTTTGTGCGGTTCCTCAACAACGCCGTTTTCCACGTTCAGATCGAGAGGTGAAGCGAAAAGACCGTTCCGGTCCAGTTCCATCGTTTCTTTGAAATAATAACGGTCGGACTTGTTCTGGAGCTGGTCGGTCGGGATTATACGGGGATTTGCCGAGGCCCGGTCGATCCGGATGATTTCCATGCCGCTGCTGTCGATGTATCTGATCTGATCGTAATAATCCTTGGCCTGGGAGAAAAACAGAAATTCGTCCGCCACCTCCTGTTTGCTTTCCGGTTTTTTGAGATGATCGATATTTTGCCTGAGGAGGTCGGTGAGGAAGACAAGATCGCTGATACAGTTTTTCAAATCGGCGCCGATATTGTCCGAGATTCTATGAACCTCGGTATTTTCTCTACCTTTCAGCAACTTGATTTCAGTCTGTGACTCGTTCTGGTATAAAAAGTACAGTATCGCTCCCGAGGTGGAGTTCAGGAGAAGGAACAGAACCAGCAGATTGAGCACCGGCCTTTATTTATCCGGGATCAGCAATTGCAGGCTCCCTGAAAGGGTCAAGGCTGCAAAGCCGAAAATACGCCACGGGTAATTATACTGGAAAAACCCGAACGGCGACAAGCGCGCCCGGTGAACCGGCCCGGCTCAACGCACTTCCACCTCGCCGAGCGGGTACCAGCCTTTCTCGTCGGTTTCCGGGTTGGCCGGCCGGATAGTCGGCGCTGCATCCGATTCCGGCGTGGTCGTTGGGAGCAAACATCGACAACGGATTTGCCGGCGTGATTTTCCGGCAGAGGCCCCGGCCAACAGGCCGGGGCCTCTGCACAGAGGTCGGGTTTCGGCTCAGAACCCGAAAGCGATGGTGAAGAAATGGTCCGACATCAGGCGACCCTTGTTCCGGTAGGCGTAGTTGAACGTAACCTTGCGGCCGCCGAAATCGCGCGAGACGCCGCCGCCCAGGCTCAGGCCGCGCAGCGTCGGGTCATCCCCCCAGTAACTGTAGCCGTACTGGTCGGTGCCGTCAGTGAACTCGTCGGTTTGAACCAGCCAGCCCATCCGCAGCGCACCGTTGGTGAAAGGGGTGAAATTGTAGCTCAGCTCCGAGCCGGTGGCGTAACTGATCGGGGTATTGCTGTTGCGCCAGATTTCGCCGGTGGCGAGCCAGTTGAGCTTCTCGGAGGTGATCAGGTTGTAAGCCAGGGCGATCTTCACCACTGTGGGCAGACGGTAAGTGTGGGTCTGCTGGTACAGGTAACGGTTGCCACGGCGGCTGATCGCTTCCTGATAGGAGGAGAAATCGGTATAGCCCGTCGGGTAGTCCCCGGTGCGGGTCTCCGGTCCCACTTCTTGCAGCAGGTTCGCCCCGCGCATGGTGATATTGGTTCCCAGGTTCTGCACGGCGAAAGCGAACTTGATCTCGCGGTCCATGAACTCGGTGTGGTAGATCGCACCGGCGTCGATGGCGAAGGCGTTGCCCGCGATATTGCTGAGCACATCCTGGTGGATGTACTTCAGGTTCAACCCGGCCGCGAAGCGGTCGGAGAAATTGTAGGCGAAAGAGCCACCCATCTGGAAGTCATAGGCGTTGAAAGTCTCCCCGGTGCCCAGGGGAGAACTGACCGTGGTGTACTCGATCTCCGGAATGTCCAGATATCCGAAGAATCCCCCCACCACCAGGTTGCCGTCCATGACCGGGACCGCGGCGGCGGCATAGCTGTAGGTCAGGTCCATCGTATAATCGACAACGGTCAGCATGACTTCCCTTTTCTGCAGGAAACCCAGGCCGGCCGGGTTCCACCACATGGAAGAGATATCATCGCAAACGGCGGAATAGGCGCTGCCCAGACCGATTCCGCGCGCGCCGACCGGGATTTCCAGAAACTCCGCCGCCCGCACTCCCACAAACGAGCTGGCCTTGGGTCGTCCCTGTACGGGATACTTATCCAGACCGGAGTATTCCTGGTTCAGCACCCCTTGTGCGAACAGCGGGAGCGCGACGAACAGGAGCGCGCCGAGAGTAGTTATGGCTCGCATGGCCGTCTTTCCTGACATGGATTACCTCCATCAGTATAACAGGGGATAGGTTCTAAAATTACGGTTCAGGACCGGCGTCAGTTGACTATGTAGAACTTACCGGTCACCGTCTTCCCCCGGCTATCTGTCACGTGATAGAAATACAGTCCGCTCGCCACAGTCGTCCCGAAACGGTTGCGCATGTTCCAGGGCTCGGTCCCGCTGTGGTTGTCGTAGCCCGTAAGCTGCAGGGGTTGACTGCTGTTGTTCAGACGGTCCCAGTCGGCGTAGTTGCCCCAGCCGTGACGGTTGGCGCTGATGTGGTTGAGCACGTTGACCAGGTGGCCGCCCATCGAGTAGATGCGGATGGTGCAGCGGTCCGGCAGGTTGACGAACTCGATGCGCCGGCTGTCCGCCGACAGGTCGAGGAAGGAGCTGGCTATGTACGGGTTCGGCACCACGCGGACCTTGCCCAGGTCCGCGTCCTCGGCGTTCATGGTCGAGGGCTTGATCTTGATCTCCCACTTGTCGCCCGGCAGGGCCATGTCCGAGAACTGGGTGAACTCGGTCTGGCCGTCGTTCCAGGAGCCGAAGGCGTTGTCGACGATCCAGACCGTTCCCGGCGTGGGCATGCTGATACCGTCGCCGCCGTCTCTCTCGACCGCCCAGAGCAGACCGTTCAGGAAAAATCCGAACTGCATGGTGTTGTCCGCCGGCAGAGTGGATTCCATCTTCACGGTGCGTTCGCTCTTGGGCAGCTTATCGAGGAACGCCTCCGTGTAGTAAGTCCCGACCGGGGAATCGCCGCCGGTGAGAATCGGGCCGCCGAAACCTTCCTGGGTCTGGAAGCCCCAGCCCCATTCATCCGGATAGTCGACCTTGTTGACCGCGGCGTTTCCGGTCAGGTTCATGACTTCCACGGTCAGGTTGCCGCCGCCGGCGTCTTTCCAGGTGACCTGGAAACGGCCGGACACGGTGGTGCCCAGGTTGCTGGGCGAGGTGCCGGGCTTGTCGCCGCACCAGCGGGCCTGCGGCAGGGAGATGTCGCCTCCCGTGTAGGCGCCCGGATTCATGTGATAATACAGGCTTGAAGAAAGGCCCCGCCTGTCCATTGCATCAAAGGTGAACTTGATGCTGTAGTCGATGCCGGCGTTGTCGACCGGGCCGGAGAAAGTGAGCGTCGGGCGGGCCTCGCTCTGGGTGAGATCGACCAGGGGGCTTTCGTAGCTGCCGTCGACCAGGGCCAGCCTGTTGGCTGCGGCCTGGCGCTGACCGGCGCAACTCCCGTCCTCGTCTTGGGCTTCCTTTTCCTTGACCGTCAGATAGATGGTCTTGGTAGCGGTTATGCGCTCGTTGTTGATCGGAATGAAATTGATCTCGCGCATCTCCAGCGGCTGGAGAGACAGCGGCGGATCGGTCAGGCTGCCGTCGCCGGGGCCGTGGAGAATCGCGGTCGGCGAATTTTCCATCTGCCGGCCGTCGCCGCTGATGAACTTGGCCGTACCTTCAAGGGTAGCTGTCTTGAAATTGCTGGCGTCACTGCGCGGGATGACCGTGTAGAGTCCGTTCGGGCCGACACGGTTCCAGACTTTCCCGCTGCTCTCGGGCGGCTGGCTGAACATTTCGCCGGTGGCCGGGTCATAGTTCCTGTCGTAGGGCACCAGGGCGTACCAGACTTTCTGTCCGTTCTCCATGCGCTGTAGCGGCTGGTCGTCTTCCTTCTTGTCCACATAGTAGTAGACAATATTCCCGGCGGATTTGCTGCAATTCATCAGCATCACGGAATGGGAGTCGTTGGGGCCGACATAGCTGCGGTACAGACGGTAGCCCTCGAAATCGTATTCTACATAAACATGGTTCGGGTCGAGTTCGGGGTTCGCCTGCAGGAAAGCGTAGTACGCATCCGGGGTGTTGACATTGATGTCGCTCCAGGTGATGGTCACCTGGCGGTCACCGGGGATGATGGTCAGCGCCGGCGGGATCGGTGTTTCAGGCACCACGTAGCCGCCTTCCCAGGTCAACTTGGCCACGCTGGCGTATTGCATCGCCGGCGCGAAGAACTTCTGGCAATCCGCGTTGTCCATGTTGACCAGCTCCCCGCGCGGGAACGCGAAATTGCTCGGGTCGCCGTAGGTGAACATCATCACCCAGTCGTAGCTGCACGTATCGCGCGGGGCGAAATCGCTGATGTAGCCGTAGTGCCAGTACATGTTCCGTCCGACCCGGTCACCCCAGAGCCACTGGTTGTAACGTGCGTCGGAGGGCTCCAGCATGCCGGGGTAGCCGAAAGCCACTTTCCCGTCGAAAGGATTGATGCCTCCGCCGAGGACGTATTCGCTGTGGCCGCGGCCCCGGGACAGGTTGTACTGCTTGCCGTATGCATAGCCCGTTTCACCGGTGTCCTGGTTGCCGGAGAAACCGAACTCCACAACATCATAGGAGTTATAGCAATTGTTGGTGGGGACCATGACCTGGCCGTTGAACTCCGGCAGGCGCAGGGCCCAGTCGATCACGATGAAGGGGTCGGTGCTGAACGAGGCCTCGATCCCGTCCTTGTCGGCGAACACGTGGATCCCCAGGGGCGTGAAATAGCCCCAGATTTCGTTGTTCGCATCCCGGACGCCGACACTCGGGTTGTTGGCGATGGAGCGGTGGAGGGTGAATTCCTTGTAAACCTGCCCGTCCGGCTGCCCGGCGGCCTTGCCGCGGATGTCCGGATTGGGGTTCCACTTCAGGTACTCGGACATGTTGCGGATACGGGTATGCGCGTACAGGATGTTGTTGCTTTCGGCGAAATTCAGGAAATGGAAGCGGTGCTCAAGGCTTGCGCCCGACGCCCAGTCATCTCGCTGAAAGGCGTCGCCGCAACGCATGACCACGGTTTCGGCGCCGTGCAGGATCGGCTGCCCCGCTTCATCGCAGAACTCGGGGTACCAGTCCGCCAGGTCCTCGGGGTCGAGCGAGGTCAGCGTGCGGTTGTGATCGATCCGGCTGGCGGCCTGATCCATGCTTTCTCCGGCGCTGAATGCCGCCTCCAGCTCGTTGTAGCTTTCCAGGGAGGTGTTCATGCCGACGAAATGTCCACCGCGGGCGCCCTCGCCCAGAGTGTCCTCGATCGTCCCGTTGCCGTCCATGTCGCGCAGCACCATTATACCCCAGCTATTGCGCCCTGCAGTGTAATAATTGGCCGAGCCGCGCGGAAAATAGTGATACACGTTGTTACCGAAGGGCGCGCCTGACGCGTGCGTGAAATGGAGACCAAGGTTGTTGCCCTTGGAATCGTATTCCTGCTTCTGTTCCGCCGTTGCCGCCGTTGCCCAAAAGGTCAGCAAGACGCCCAGTGCTGTCGCAACCAAATAGAACTTGATCATTCGCATAAGATATCTCTCCTGTTGACCCGCAGTGTTCTAACCGCTGTGAATACGGCGACCGGCATCAGAAATTGAAGTCGACGCCCATTCTGATCTGCCTGGCCCGGCCGTATTGGGTCTTTTCCATGGTGGAGTTGAGCATGGCTTCGGCCATGGCGCCCTTGGCCTGTTCTTCGAGGCTGAGAAAGCCGTCCCCGTTGAAATCGGCGTTGAACAGCACGCGGTCGGCCCAGGCTGCATCCGTCCTGGCCAGCATGCCATCGTTCCATGGCAGGACTTCGCCGCCTTTCACCTGCCAGTAGTAACCGTCGTAGGTGTAGCCGCTGGGGTATTCGATGGACGGCTTCTGGTTGAGCAGGTTGTAGATATCCGCGAACACGCCGACACGTTTCGTCCCGCCGATCTTGAAGCTTTTGTTGATCCTCAGATCGACGTTCTTGTTCCAGCGGCCGCGGAAAATAGTGTTGTTCGGGGTGCCGCTGCCCATGGTGAAAATGGGGTTGATCCGCAGATCGCCGAGGACCCTGTTCCAGACCCTGCCGGAGAGGAAATTCTCCGGGAACAGGTAGGTGAAATTCGCGCTGATCTTGTGGGTCTGGTCCCCGTCGATCGGATTGATCACGTCCGAGGGCCGTATTTCCTCACCGGTGGAGGCATCGACCGAGTAGCCGCTGTTGGTGTAATTGCTTCCGGTGGTGCGCGAGAACTGCAGGGTGTACATCAGGTTGTAGCTGAAGTTGTTGCTGAAGCGGCGGCGCAGCGTGAAATCCAGGCCCTTGATGTTGCCGTTGTCCTTGTTGGCGTAGCCCTGGTAATACTCGCGGATCCTGCGGTCAAGGTGCTTGGCGTAGTAGTCGCGGAAGAACTCCTTGTTGGCCACGTTGCCGTCCACGTCGCGGTAGAAGGCCACGATGTCCACCACCTGGTCCTCACCCATCAGGTAGCTCAGCCCGGTCTCAAAAGCGTCGGTGCGGCTGTACTCCAGGCCGCCCGGGTTGTATCTGTCGAAGATGAACGTCAGGCTGGGCAGTTGGGTGAAAACGCCGTAGGAGAAACGCAACTGCGACTTGTCAGTCACCGGGAACCCGACATCGAAACGCGGGGACCACTCGCTTATGTTAGTGGGGAAGTAGTTGTCGCTGTACTGGTCGTTGTTGCGGAACGCCCAGTTGTCCCGGGGCTCGAACCGGTCGTAGCGGATGCCGTAATCCAGGACGAAATCGCCCAGGTCGGTCCGGTTCTGCGCGTAGAGCCCGTACTGACGGGGCTTGTACTTGAACTCGTTGGCCAAGTCGCGGCGCGTACTGCTGCCGGAGATGTCGAACATGTTGTTGTCGAAGGCGGTCATCTGCACACCCAGCTTGGCCCGGTTGGTGCGGTTGAGCTGGAAATCGATATCGCCCTTGAAGTTGTTCTGCAGCTCACGCTGGTAGCGGTAGGCCAGGAAGTACAGCCAGTCTCCCTGGACCAGCTGGAACGGCGTTTCCACGTTCCACCAGCGCTGCCACCCGTCGATGCCGTTGGGGAAGTATTTTTTGGCCGCGGGGGTGCTCTCCAGCGGATAGTTGCGGCCCGGGAAAGTCTCGATCTCGAACGGTATGTCGTGCGGCGTCCAGCCGAGGAACGTGTCGTCGTGACGGTAATTGTCCTTGATGCTGGCGCTGTTGATATCCTGGGTCCGGAAATTGGTATAGCGGAACTGCAACGTGGCGCTGCGCTGGGCGCTTTTCAGGAAGTCCCAGTCGAAACCGGCCAGGTAGTTGGTCGAGCGGGTGCGGCGGCCGTAGGCCTGCGGGATGAACACTGTTTCCTCGCCCGGAGCCCATTCGCGCTGCGGTAAGCTATACCTGTCGGCCATGCCGTCAAAGAAATAACTCCCGTCATCGTGGGCCGGGTAGCTGTTCTGGTCACGCGAGAAATTGGACGTGGCGATCAGCTTCAGACCCTCGACCGGCGAGCTGGTGAGCTTGGCCGATGCCAGGGTGCGGTCCTGCCAGTTATAGGGCAGGCGCACCGGGTTGAACGGGGAGAACAGCGAGGCGATCTCGCCGGTCTTCGAGGCATAGAACTCGCGGCCGGCTTTAAACTCGTCGAGGGAGAAAGGCTTGGTGCCGTAATAGTGCGGATCGTTGCGCACGGCGTCGTTCAGCCGGTCGACAAAATCCTGATTCACGCCGCGGAAACCCTCATCTGCGTGGGTCGGATTCCGGTCTGCGATACCCTGGATTTCACCCGAGACATGGAAAAACAGGTTCGGGACCAGCGGCACCGGGCCACCCACCGAGGTGATGAGCTGGTTGTAGCCGTAATCGGAGGTGCGGGGGTTCTGCTGGTCCGTGATGAAACGCACGTTACCCTGCAGGCTCGCGCCGCCTTCCTTGGTCACGATGTTGATGATACCGCTCTGGGCGTTGCCGTA is a window of bacterium DNA encoding:
- a CDS encoding PorV/PorQ family protein yields the protein MRAITTLGALLFVALPLFAQGVLNQEYSGLDKYPVQGRPKASSFVGVRAAEFLEIPVGARGIGLGSAYSAVCDDISSMWWNPAGLGFLQKREVMLTVVDYTMDLTYSYAAAAVPVMDGNLVVGGFFGYLDIPEIEYTTVSSPLGTGETFNAYDFQMGGSFAYNFSDRFAAGLNLKYIHQDVLSNIAGNAFAIDAGAIYHTEFMDREIKFAFAVQNLGTNITMRGANLLQEVGPETRTGDYPTGYTDFSSYQEAISRRGNRYLYQQTHTYRLPTVVKIALAYNLITSEKLNWLATGEIWRNSNTPISYATGSELSYNFTPFTNGALRMGWLVQTDEFTDGTDQYGYSYWGDDPTLRGLSLGGGVSRDFGGRKVTFNYAYRNKGRLMSDHFFTIAFGF
- a CDS encoding TonB-dependent receptor encodes the protein MFLVVSALAQLNTSKIEGVVRDKDSGQPLAGAQVVVEGTRLGNVTNADGYYFILNVPPGRRAITFTFTGYQKTTIADQLLLAGQTSTVDAHLSSTVVELSGITVEAAVAPLVPRDNTVSKQRMTAEKISDIPANKLEDMLVLEAGVQTGGAGALSRGVRIRGGRLGEEAMVVDGVTVRNYTANPFRGGYGWVFEQEEGSLSEDTTPLEFSTGAVEQVDILTGGFQAEYGNAQSGIINIVTKEGGASLQGNVRFITDQQNPRTSDYGYNQLITSVGGPVPLVPNLFFHVSGEIQGIADRNPTHADEGFRGVNQDFVDRLNDAVRNDPHYYGTKPFSLDEFKAGREFYASKTGEIASLFSPFNPVRLPYNWQDRTLASAKLTSSPVEGLKLIATSNFSRDQNSYPAHDDGSYFFDGMADRYSLPQREWAPGEETVFIPQAYGRRTRSTNYLAGFDWDFLKSAQRSATLQFRYTNFRTQDINSASIKDNYRHDDTFLGWTPHDIPFEIETFPGRNYPLESTPAAKKYFPNGIDGWQRWWNVETPFQLVQGDWLYFLAYRYQRELQNNFKGDIDFQLNRTNRAKLGVQMTAFDNNMFDISGSSTRRDLANEFKYKPRQYGLYAQNRTDLGDFVLDYGIRYDRFEPRDNWAFRNNDQYSDNYFPTNISEWSPRFDVGFPVTDKSQLRFSYGVFTQLPSLTFIFDRYNPGGLEYSRTDAFETGLSYLMGEDQVVDIVAFYRDVDGNVANKEFFRDYYAKHLDRRIREYYQGYANKDNGNIKGLDFTLRRRFSNNFSYNLMYTLQFSRTTGSNYTNSGYSVDASTGEEIRPSDVINPIDGDQTHKISANFTYLFPENFLSGRVWNRVLGDLRINPIFTMGSGTPNNTIFRGRWNKNVDLRINKSFKIGGTKRVGVFADIYNLLNQKPSIEYPSGYTYDGYYWQVKGGEVLPWNDGMLARTDAAWADRVLFNADFNGDGFLSLEEQAKGAMAEAMLNSTMEKTQYGRARQIRMGVDFNF